The DNA window GAACTCGTCGGACCCTTTCCACTTGGGCGCGTAAACGATCAGCGTGTGAGCGCCCGTATCGACCAGGTGGCCCACCAGTTCCTGCAGGTACGACTGAATGCCGCCACGTCGGGGCGGAAAATCGTTGGTAACCAGCAGGACCCGGCTCATCGCCCGTCAGGTTAACCGGTGAGCCACTGCCGCCACTCGGCGAGCAGCCCGGCGACGTCGATTCCGAGGGTCTCGCGCACCGCGTCAGCCACCTCGGGGTGGCCGTGGCCGCACGCCCGGAGGTACAGCGACCGCAGGGCCGCGGGGCCGTACGCGCCGGCCACGAACCGGCTGAACCACCAGGCGCGGTCATAGGCCAGTGAGCGTTCTGTTCCGCTCAACTCCGCGTCGGTCGGGAGTCCACGCTGCGCCATCATCGCCGAGTTCGCTAGCCCCGGTGTCGGTGGGCGGGCGACGAAGTCGGCCACGCCCTCGGTGAGCCACCTCGGCGCGTCGGCGGCGGTCTCGGCGCGGGCCGCATAGTGAAAAAGTTCGTGGCGCAACACAATTCGTAACGAATCGTCGTTCATCTGCGCGGCGCCAGGGGCGAACATGATGCGCTCACCGGCGGTGGTGGTGGCCGCGGTGTGGGCGTCGCCGCCACCAACCGCCGCGAACTGCGCGTCGGTACCGGCCGCCACGATGACGATTTCGCGCGGCCAGTCGGGTCCCCAGAACGCACTGACGGCGTCCGACGCGTCGTCGAGTTGCGCGGAGATTCGATGCAGCAGCGGTGCCGTGCGCTCACCGACACCGACCAGACGCACGGTGCGGCCGTCCCGCAGCGTCTGCGACGTCGACACCGATGTGGGCGTGGTCAGCGGCGCCTGGGTGGCGACGGGCGGACCGGCGGGAGCGGATCCGGTTCTGGTCACCAGGAGGAGCGCGCAGACCAATTCCGCGATCAGAAGTGCGGCCAGGGTAGTTCTGCTCTTCGCGTGCGAGAGTCGATCTGCTCGGTTCGAGCGCGGTCTCTCGACGGTCAGTAGCGGCGAACGTTGTAGATCGGTGCGTTGTCCACCGGGGCGACGCGCACCGGAGTGCCGTAGGTCGACGCGTGCACCATCATTCCGTTGCCGATGTAGATGGCGGTATGCGACGCATCGGAGTAGTAATTGACGACGTCACCGGGCTGCATCTGGTCCACCGAGACCGGTGCTCCACCGTTGGCCAGCGCCTGGCTGGAATGCGGCAGCGAGATGCCGGCCTGCTGGAACGACCACATGACCAGCCCCGAACAGTCGAACGCGCTCGGGCCCGACCCGCCCCATGAGTACGGCGATCCGATCCGGCTCAGCGCGGCCTGGATCACGGTGGGCCCGACGCCGCCACCTTGCGGTGGCGCCATGTCACCTGGCGGAATGCCAGGCGGCGGCACAGCGCCGGCGGGCGGCGGAGCGATGCCCGGAGGCGCCATCGCCAGAATCGCGGGGTCGTTCGGGGGCAGTGGAGCCGGTGGCGGCGGAATCGGGGGCGCGGGAGGCATGGCGGCCAGGGCCTCGCGCTGGTTGGGAGTAAGCGCCTCGTACTGCGACTTGACGATCGCGATGTCCACCTGCAGCTTGCTCTGCTTGGACTGCAGGTCCGCACGTACCGCGGCGGCCTGCTCGGCGGCGGTCTTCGCCTCGGCAGCCGAGCGCGCCGACGCCTGTTCGGCGGCCGTGGCCTGCGCGCTGGCCTCGCGGAAGCTCTTCATCTGTGACGACATCTCGACGGCCATCACCCGCTGAATCGACATCTGGTCGATCAGGCCCTGCGGGGACGAGGCGGTCAGTAACGCGTTCATGCCGTCCGGACGGCCACCCATGTACTGCGCCACAGCAACCTTGTTGACGCTGGTCTGAAAGGTTGCCAGCTGGGACCTGGCCGAATCCAGCGCACCGACGTCAGCGGCGTGCTTGGCTTCCGCGGCCTCCTGCACTGCCAGCTTGTCGTTCAGTTCCAGCTGCGCGGAATGCATCGCCTCAGTGGTCTGCTCGGCCTGCCGCGACAATTCATTGAGCTTCGCCAGCGCGTCGTCGGCGGGGTCGGCCTGCACACTGGAGGCCAGAATCCCTCCGAACAGCATCAGACCGGCTATCGCAGCGATTGCGGGTCGTTTAAGAACACGAGTGAACCGATCGGTGCGGTCGAACCTCAAGATTTGCGTCCTTACAACTGCCGTTACGAAGCCGTGTCGAACTGCGGTTAGGTCTCAGACAGGTTACGAAACGGCATCGCCCTTGTCCAACAGAAGACGCAAATTTAACAGGCGAGGCGGAATCCACAACGAGCGCCCCGCGTTACGCGCTGTTGTCACGCAACGCCAGAGTTATTGTGGCGGTGGATCGGAACGAGTCGAAGTCGAGGCGCCAACCCCACGTCAGCGAGTACCTCGAGCGCCCGCCGTTCGTCAACGAGCAAAGTCTCGGGAACACCGAGCAGCACGCTGACGACGCAGTCTTGACAACCCGGGCCTCGAACCGCGCAGTCGTCGCAGTCGATAGTGACCGTGCCCGTGTCGGGCCCCTCGTCGTCGT is part of the Mycolicibacterium tusciae JS617 genome and encodes:
- the ripC gene encoding peptidoglycan hydrolase RipC → MRFDRTDRFTRVLKRPAIAAIAGLMLFGGILASSVQADPADDALAKLNELSRQAEQTTEAMHSAQLELNDKLAVQEAAEAKHAADVGALDSARSQLATFQTSVNKVAVAQYMGGRPDGMNALLTASSPQGLIDQMSIQRVMAVEMSSQMKSFREASAQATAAEQASARSAAEAKTAAEQAAAVRADLQSKQSKLQVDIAIVKSQYEALTPNQREALAAMPPAPPIPPPPAPLPPNDPAILAMAPPGIAPPPAGAVPPPGIPPGDMAPPQGGGVGPTVIQAALSRIGSPYSWGGSGPSAFDCSGLVMWSFQQAGISLPHSSQALANGGAPVSVDQMQPGDVVNYYSDASHTAIYIGNGMMVHASTYGTPVRVAPVDNAPIYNVRRY